In Streptomyces puniciscabiei, a single genomic region encodes these proteins:
- a CDS encoding UDP-N-acetylmuramoyl-L-alanyl-D-glutamate--2,6-diaminopimelate ligase yields MTTITPDAGNQGAENPSLRSGAGTPGTLTAVPHADQSQTTQKGASVTYPGPPRPVQVSATPLAELADQLGAAAPDAAAEVTGITHDSRAVRPGDLYAALPGARLHGADFATQAAGLGAVAVLTDPTGAGRAAATGLPVLVVDDPRGRMGELAATIYGRPGRDLLQIGITGTSGKTTTAYLVEGGLRTAKSTGLVGTVEMRIGDERIKSERTTPEATDLQALFAVMRERGVEAVAMEVSSHALVLGRVDGCVFDIAVFTNLSPEHMEFHSGMEDYFRAKAQLFTPERSRLGVINVDDAYGRRLAEEATVPVVTFSAEGHPDADWRAEDVQVGPMDSTFTVVGPDGARIHARSPIAGPFNVANTLAAVVALAAAGLDPQTAADGIAAVPGVPGRLERVDAGQPYLAVVDYAHKTDAVESVLKALRKVTKGRLHVVLGCGGDRDRTKRAPMGAAAARLADTAVLTSDNPRSEDPLAILATMLQGAASVPAHERGEVLLFEDRAAAIAAAVGRARAGDTVLVAGKGHEQGQDIAGVVRPFDDRQVLREAIQKTQG; encoded by the coding sequence GTGACGACGATCACCCCCGACGCCGGGAACCAAGGGGCCGAGAACCCCTCACTTCGCTCCGGAGCGGGTACGCCCGGTACGCTCACCGCCGTGCCACACGCTGATCAGTCCCAAACCACCCAGAAGGGCGCTTCCGTGACATACCCGGGACCGCCGCGACCGGTTCAGGTCTCCGCCACACCCCTGGCGGAACTGGCCGATCAGCTGGGTGCCGCCGCTCCGGACGCCGCCGCCGAGGTCACGGGCATCACCCATGACTCGCGCGCCGTCCGCCCCGGCGACCTGTACGCCGCCCTCCCGGGCGCCCGTCTGCACGGCGCCGACTTCGCCACCCAGGCCGCCGGCCTCGGCGCGGTCGCCGTGCTCACCGACCCGACCGGTGCCGGGCGCGCCGCCGCGACCGGACTGCCGGTCCTGGTCGTCGACGACCCGCGCGGGCGGATGGGCGAGCTGGCGGCGACGATCTACGGCCGCCCCGGCCGCGACCTGCTCCAGATCGGCATCACCGGCACCTCCGGCAAGACCACCACCGCCTACCTGGTCGAGGGCGGCCTCAGGACCGCGAAGTCCACCGGACTCGTCGGCACGGTCGAGATGCGCATCGGCGACGAGCGCATCAAGTCCGAGCGCACCACCCCGGAAGCCACCGACCTGCAGGCCCTGTTCGCCGTCATGCGCGAGCGCGGCGTCGAGGCGGTCGCCATGGAGGTCTCCAGTCACGCCCTGGTCCTCGGCCGGGTCGACGGCTGCGTCTTCGACATCGCCGTGTTCACCAACCTCAGCCCGGAGCACATGGAGTTCCACTCCGGCATGGAGGACTACTTCCGGGCCAAGGCGCAGCTGTTCACGCCGGAACGCAGCAGACTCGGCGTGATCAACGTGGACGACGCGTACGGCCGCCGACTGGCGGAGGAAGCCACGGTCCCCGTCGTCACCTTCTCCGCCGAGGGTCACCCCGACGCCGACTGGCGCGCCGAGGACGTCCAGGTCGGCCCCATGGACTCGACTTTCACCGTCGTCGGCCCGGACGGCGCGCGCATCCACGCCAGGTCGCCGATCGCCGGCCCCTTCAACGTGGCGAACACCCTCGCCGCCGTCGTCGCCCTCGCCGCCGCCGGTCTCGACCCGCAGACCGCCGCCGACGGCATCGCCGCCGTGCCGGGCGTCCCCGGCCGCCTGGAGCGCGTGGACGCCGGGCAGCCCTACCTCGCGGTCGTCGACTACGCCCACAAGACCGACGCCGTCGAATCCGTGCTCAAGGCGCTGCGCAAGGTCACCAAGGGCCGTCTGCACGTGGTGCTCGGCTGCGGCGGCGACCGCGACCGGACCAAGCGGGCCCCGATGGGCGCCGCCGCGGCCCGGCTCGCCGACACGGCCGTACTGACCTCGGACAACCCGCGCTCCGAGGACCCCCTGGCGATCCTCGCGACCATGCTCCAGGGCGCCGCCTCCGTGCCCGCGCACGAGCGCGGCGAGGTCCTCCTGTTCGAGGACCGGGCCGCCGCGATCGCCGCCGCCGTGGGGCGCGCCCGGGCCGGCGACACCGTGCTGGTCGCGGGCAAGGGCCACGAGCAGGGCCAGGACATCGCCGGCGTGGTCCGTCCCTTCGACGACCGTCAGGTGCTCCGCGAAGCCATCCAGAAAACCCAGGGATGA
- a CDS encoding UDP-N-acetylmuramoyl-tripeptide--D-alanyl-D-alanine ligase, which produces MIALSLAEIAAVVGGQTHDIPDPSVAVTGPVVRDSREVVPGSLFAAFVGERVDGHDYAPQVIGAGAVAVLASRPVGVPAIVVDDVQTALGALARHVVRRLGATLVALTGSAGKTSTKDLIAQVLQRKAPTVFTPQSLNNEIGLPLTALTATEETQFLVLEMGARGIGHIRYLTGLTPPKVGVVLNVGTAHIGEFGGREQIAQAKGEIIEGLPSAEDGGAAILNADDPLVRAMAPRTKAKVVLFGESAEADVRAENVRLTDSGQPSFRLLTPSGASDVTMRLYGEHHVSNALAAAAVAHELGMSAEEIATALSEAGTLSRWRMEVTERPDGVTIVNDAYNANPESMRAALRALAAMGKGRRTWAVLGKMAELGDEALAEHDAVGRLAVRLNVSKLVAVGGIEASWLQLGAYNEGSWGEESVHVSDAQAAIDLLRSELRPGDVVLVKASRSVGLESVAQALVETGAEGEVAAR; this is translated from the coding sequence GTGATCGCCCTCTCCCTCGCCGAGATCGCAGCAGTCGTCGGCGGGCAGACGCACGACATACCGGATCCGTCCGTGGCCGTCACCGGACCGGTCGTCCGGGACTCCCGCGAGGTGGTGCCCGGCAGCCTGTTCGCCGCGTTCGTCGGTGAACGGGTGGACGGCCATGACTACGCACCGCAGGTGATCGGGGCGGGCGCGGTCGCCGTACTGGCGTCCCGTCCGGTCGGCGTGCCCGCGATCGTCGTCGACGACGTCCAGACCGCCCTCGGCGCGCTCGCCCGGCACGTCGTACGCCGGCTCGGCGCGACCCTCGTCGCCCTGACCGGCTCGGCGGGCAAGACCAGCACCAAGGACCTGATCGCCCAGGTGCTCCAGCGCAAGGCGCCGACGGTGTTCACGCCCCAGTCGCTCAACAACGAGATCGGGCTGCCGCTCACCGCCCTCACCGCCACCGAGGAGACGCAGTTCCTCGTGCTGGAGATGGGGGCCCGCGGCATCGGGCACATCCGCTACCTCACCGGCCTCACGCCGCCGAAGGTCGGTGTCGTCCTCAACGTCGGCACCGCCCACATCGGCGAGTTCGGCGGGCGCGAGCAGATCGCGCAGGCCAAGGGCGAGATCATCGAAGGCCTTCCGTCGGCGGAGGACGGCGGCGCCGCGATCCTCAACGCCGACGACCCGCTGGTCCGCGCCATGGCCCCCCGTACCAAGGCGAAGGTGGTCCTTTTCGGAGAGTCGGCCGAAGCGGACGTACGCGCCGAGAACGTGCGACTCACGGACAGCGGACAGCCCTCCTTCAGGCTTCTCACACCCTCCGGTGCATCCGATGTGACCATGCGCCTGTACGGTGAGCACCACGTGTCGAACGCGCTCGCCGCGGCCGCCGTCGCCCATGAGCTGGGCATGTCCGCGGAAGAGATCGCCACCGCGCTCTCCGAGGCGGGCACCCTCTCCCGCTGGCGGATGGAGGTCACCGAGCGCCCGGACGGCGTGACCATCGTCAACGACGCCTACAACGCCAACCCCGAGTCCATGCGGGCCGCCCTGCGGGCGCTCGCGGCCATGGGCAAGGGGCGCCGCACGTGGGCGGTGCTCGGCAAGATGGCCGAGCTGGGGGACGAGGCGCTCGCCGAGCACGACGCCGTCGGACGGCTCGCCGTCCGGCTCAACGTCAGCAAGCTCGTCGCCGTCGGGGGGATTGAGGCCTCCTGGCTGCAACTGGGCGCATATAACGAGGGTTCGTGGGGTGAGGAGTCGGTGCACGTGTCCGACGCACAGGCGGCGATCGACCTGTTGCGCAGCGAGTTGCGCCCGGGGGACGTCGTGCTCGTGAAGGCGTCCCGTTCGGTGGGGCTCGAGAGCGTTGCCCAGGCGCTCGTCGAGACCGGTGCCGAGGGCGAGGTTGCCGCCCGATGA
- the mraY gene encoding phospho-N-acetylmuramoyl-pentapeptide-transferase, with product MMKQILFSGVIGLFLTLIGTPLLIKLLARKGYGQYIRDDGPREHASKRGTPTMGGIAFILATIAAYFLSKLITGYPPTYSGLLVLGLMFGMGLVGFLDDYIKIVKRRSLGLRAKAKMAGQLIVGIAFAVLSLMFADARGNTPASTKLSFITDFGWTIGPVLFVVWALFMILAMSNGVNLTDGLDGLATGASVLVFGAYTFIGVWQFQESCANAQTLTNPAACYEVRDPLDLAVIASALMGACLGFLWWNTSPAKIFMGDTGSLALGGVLTGLAILSRTELLLAIMGGLFVLITMSVVIQVGSFRLTGKRVFRMAPLQHHFELKGWSEVLVVVRFWIIQGICVIVGLGLFYAGWAADK from the coding sequence ATGATGAAGCAGATCCTGTTCTCAGGAGTCATTGGCCTCTTCCTGACGCTGATCGGCACCCCGCTGCTGATCAAGCTCCTCGCCCGCAAGGGCTACGGCCAGTACATCCGCGACGACGGTCCGCGCGAGCACGCCAGCAAGCGCGGTACGCCGACCATGGGCGGTATCGCCTTCATCCTGGCGACGATCGCGGCGTACTTCCTGAGCAAGCTCATCACCGGTTACCCGCCCACCTACTCCGGGCTGCTGGTTCTCGGCCTGATGTTCGGCATGGGCCTGGTCGGCTTCCTCGACGACTACATCAAGATCGTCAAGCGGCGTTCGCTGGGCCTGCGGGCCAAGGCGAAGATGGCCGGCCAGCTGATCGTCGGCATCGCCTTCGCGGTGCTGTCCCTGATGTTCGCCGACGCACGCGGCAACACCCCGGCCTCCACCAAGCTGTCGTTCATCACCGACTTCGGCTGGACGATCGGCCCGGTGCTGTTCGTCGTCTGGGCGCTGTTCATGATCCTCGCGATGTCGAACGGCGTGAACCTCACCGACGGTCTGGACGGCCTGGCCACCGGCGCCTCCGTGCTGGTCTTCGGCGCCTACACGTTCATCGGGGTCTGGCAGTTCCAGGAGTCCTGCGCCAACGCGCAGACCCTGACGAATCCGGCCGCCTGCTACGAGGTGCGCGACCCGCTCGACCTCGCGGTGATCGCCTCCGCGCTGATGGGTGCCTGCCTGGGCTTCCTGTGGTGGAACACCTCGCCGGCGAAGATCTTCATGGGTGACACCGGTTCGCTCGCGCTCGGCGGTGTCCTCACCGGTCTGGCCATCCTCTCCCGCACCGAGCTGCTGCTGGCCATCATGGGCGGCCTGTTCGTGCTCATCACCATGTCGGTCGTCATCCAGGTCGGCTCCTTCCGGCTCACCGGCAAGCGCGTCTTCCGGATGGCGCCACTCCAGCACCACTTCGAACTCAAGGGCTGGTCCGAGGTCCTGGTGGTGGTCCGATTCTGGATCATCCAGGGCATCTGTGTGATTGTCGGACTGGGCCTCTTCTATGCAGGATGGGCAGCGGACAAGTGA
- the murD gene encoding UDP-N-acetylmuramoyl-L-alanine--D-glutamate ligase has product MGSGQVTSTSELYDFQGKHVTVAGLGVSGVPAAKVLHARGAVVTVVNDGDDARAREQAAELQALGITVRLGDGATLPEGTELIVTAPGWKPDKPLFQAAGKAGVPVWGDVELAWRLRGPDAAPWLAVTGTNGKTTTVQMLASILGAAGLRTAAVGNIGVSLLDAVLGEETYDVLAVELSSYQLHWAPSLRAHSAAVLNLAPDHLDWHGSMEAYARDKGRIYEGNRVACVYNVEDKATEDLVREADVEEGCRAIGFTLGAPAPSQLGVVDGILVDRAFVENRQKNAQELAEVSDVNPPAPHNIANALAAAALARAFGVPAKAVRDGLRAFRPDAHRIAHVADLDGVAYVDDSKATNTHATEASLASYESIVWIAGGLAKGATFDELVAKSAKRLRGAVLIGADRALIRDALARHAPEVPVVDLDRTDTGAMLQAVAEAKRLARPGDTVLLAPACASMDMFTNYNQRGDAFAAAVRELEAGA; this is encoded by the coding sequence ATGGGCAGCGGACAAGTGACCTCCACCTCGGAGCTCTACGACTTCCAGGGCAAGCACGTCACCGTCGCCGGGCTCGGCGTCTCCGGCGTCCCGGCGGCCAAGGTGCTGCACGCGCGCGGGGCGGTCGTCACGGTCGTCAACGACGGCGACGACGCACGCGCGCGTGAGCAGGCCGCGGAACTTCAGGCGCTCGGCATCACCGTGCGCCTCGGCGACGGGGCGACCCTGCCGGAGGGCACCGAGCTGATCGTGACCGCGCCCGGCTGGAAGCCGGACAAGCCGCTGTTCCAGGCGGCCGGGAAGGCGGGTGTGCCGGTCTGGGGCGACGTCGAGCTGGCCTGGCGCCTGCGCGGCCCCGATGCGGCGCCCTGGCTGGCCGTCACGGGCACCAACGGCAAGACCACGACCGTGCAGATGCTCGCGTCCATCCTGGGGGCCGCGGGCCTGCGCACCGCCGCCGTCGGCAACATCGGGGTCTCCCTGCTGGACGCGGTTCTCGGCGAGGAGACCTACGACGTCCTCGCCGTCGAGCTGTCCAGCTACCAGTTGCACTGGGCGCCCTCGCTGCGGGCGCATTCGGCCGCGGTCCTCAACCTCGCGCCCGACCACCTGGACTGGCACGGTTCCATGGAGGCCTACGCGCGCGACAAGGGCCGCATCTACGAAGGCAATCGGGTCGCCTGCGTCTACAACGTCGAGGACAAGGCGACCGAGGACCTGGTCCGCGAGGCGGACGTGGAGGAGGGCTGCCGGGCCATCGGCTTCACCCTCGGCGCCCCCGCGCCCTCCCAACTCGGCGTGGTGGACGGCATCCTGGTCGACCGCGCCTTCGTCGAGAACCGGCAGAAGAACGCCCAGGAGCTCGCCGAGGTCTCCGACGTCAACCCGCCGGCCCCGCACAACATCGCCAACGCCCTTGCCGCGGCGGCCCTCGCGCGTGCCTTCGGGGTACCCGCCAAGGCCGTACGCGACGGCCTCAGGGCGTTCCGCCCGGACGCGCACCGCATCGCGCACGTCGCCGATCTCGACGGGGTGGCCTACGTGGACGACTCCAAGGCGACCAACACCCATGCCACCGAAGCCTCGTTGGCGTCATATGAGTCGATTGTATGGATTGCGGGCGGTCTGGCGAAGGGCGCGACCTTCGACGAACTGGTCGCCAAGTCGGCAAAGCGACTTCGCGGTGCCGTCCTCATCGGCGCCGACCGGGCGCTGATCCGCGACGCCCTCGCGCGACACGCGCCGGAAGTACCCGTGGTGGACCTCGACCGGACCGACACTGGGGCGATGCTCCAGGCGGTGGCGGAGGCGAAGCGGCTGGCTCGGCCCGGTGACACGGTGCTGCTGGCCCCGGCCTGCGCCTCCATGGACATGTTCACCAACTACAACCAGCGCGGTGACGCGTTCGCGGCGGCGGTCCGCGAACTCGAAGCGGGCGCCTGA
- the ftsW gene encoding putative lipid II flippase FtsW — protein sequence MSGSRTGRPPVQGAVKRPPAQRLPRESPVQRAYTRARKAWDRPLTAYYLILGGSVLIIVLGLVMVYSASQITALQMSLPGSYFFRKQLLAAVIGGLLLFAASRMPVKLHRALAYPILAGAVFLMALVQVPGIGMAVNGNQNWISLGGSFQIQPSEFGKLALVLWGADLIARKQEKRLLTQWKHMLVPLVPVAFLLLGLIMLGGDMGTAIILTAILFGLLWLAGAPTRLFAGVLTIATLIGGVLIKTSPNRMARLACIGATEPRAGVADCWQAVHGIYALASGGLFGSGLGASVEKWGQLPEAHTDFIFAVTGEELGLAGTLSVLALFAALGYAGIRVAGRTEDPFVRYAAGGVTTWITAQAVVNIGAVLGLLPIAGVPLPLFSYGGSALLPTMFAIGLLIAFARDEPAARAALAMRQPRFGRKRAGGSGGERGPRRWNTMRRRASVARPSGER from the coding sequence ATGTCCGGTAGCCGTACAGGTCGTCCTCCGGTTCAGGGGGCCGTCAAGCGGCCCCCCGCGCAGCGCCTTCCGCGCGAGAGCCCCGTCCAACGGGCCTACACCCGCGCGCGCAAGGCCTGGGACCGGCCGCTCACCGCCTACTACCTGATCCTCGGCGGCAGCGTGCTGATCATCGTGCTGGGTCTGGTGATGGTCTACTCGGCCTCCCAGATCACCGCGCTGCAGATGTCGCTGCCCGGCTCGTACTTCTTCCGCAAGCAGCTGCTGGCCGCCGTGATCGGCGGGCTGCTGCTGTTCGCGGCCTCCCGCATGCCGGTGAAACTGCACCGGGCGCTCGCCTACCCGATCCTCGCCGGCGCCGTCTTCCTGATGGCCCTGGTGCAGGTGCCCGGGATAGGGATGGCGGTCAACGGCAACCAGAACTGGATCTCCCTCGGCGGCTCCTTCCAGATCCAGCCCAGCGAGTTCGGCAAGCTCGCCCTGGTGCTGTGGGGCGCGGACCTGATCGCGCGCAAGCAGGAGAAGCGGCTGCTGACCCAGTGGAAGCACATGCTGGTGCCGCTGGTGCCGGTCGCCTTCCTGCTGCTCGGGCTGATCATGCTCGGCGGCGACATGGGCACCGCGATCATCCTCACGGCCATCCTGTTCGGCCTGCTGTGGCTCGCGGGGGCGCCCACCCGGCTGTTCGCCGGGGTGCTGACGATCGCGACCCTGATCGGCGGCGTCCTCATCAAGACCAGCCCCAACCGGATGGCCCGGCTCGCCTGCATCGGCGCCACCGAGCCCAGGGCGGGGGTGGCCGACTGCTGGCAGGCCGTGCACGGCATCTACGCCCTCGCCTCCGGCGGACTCTTCGGTTCCGGTCTCGGTGCGAGTGTGGAAAAATGGGGCCAACTGCCCGAAGCCCACACCGACTTCATCTTCGCCGTCACCGGTGAGGAACTGGGCCTGGCCGGGACGCTGTCCGTGCTCGCCCTGTTCGCGGCTCTAGGCTATGCGGGTATCCGCGTGGCCGGACGCACGGAGGACCCCTTCGTGAGGTACGCCGCGGGAGGCGTGACCACCTGGATCACCGCCCAGGCGGTGGTCAACATCGGTGCGGTGCTCGGGCTGCTGCCGATCGCCGGCGTCCCCCTCCCGCTGTTCTCCTACGGGGGGTCCGCCCTGCTGCCGACCATGTTCGCCATCGGGCTGCTGATCGCCTTCGCGCGCGACGAGCCCGCTGCGCGGGCGGCGCTTGCGATGCGGCAACCTCGCTTTGGTAGAAAGCGGGCGGGAGGCTCCGGCGGTGAGCGGGGGCCTCGGAGATGGAACACGATGCGACGGCGTGCCTCGGTGGCGCGTCCGTCCGGAGAGCGGTGA
- the murG gene encoding undecaprenyldiphospho-muramoylpentapeptide beta-N-acetylglucosaminyltransferase, with product MHVVLAGGGTAGHIEPALALADALRRQDPTVGITALGTERGLETRLVPERGYELALIPAVPLPRKPTPELITVPGRLRGTIKAAEQILERTKADVVVGFGGYVALPGYLAAKRLGVPIVIHEANARPGLANKIGSRYAARVAVSTPDSKLRDARYIGIPLRRSIATLDRAAARPEARHRFGLDPNLPTLLVSGGSQGARRLNEVVQQVAPWLQQAGIQILHAVGPKNELPQVHQMPGMPPYIPVSYLDRMDLAYAAADMMLCRAGAMTVAELSAVGLPAAYVPLPIGNGEQRLNAQPVVKAGGGLLVDDAELTPEWVQQNVLPVLADPHRLYEMSRAASEFGRRDADELLVGMVYEAIASRR from the coding sequence GTGCATGTCGTACTCGCCGGTGGGGGGACCGCCGGCCACATCGAGCCCGCGCTCGCCCTCGCGGACGCCCTGCGCAGGCAGGACCCGACCGTGGGGATCACGGCCCTGGGCACGGAGCGCGGCCTGGAGACCCGGCTCGTCCCGGAGCGCGGCTACGAACTGGCGCTGATCCCGGCGGTGCCGCTGCCCCGTAAGCCGACCCCCGAGCTGATCACCGTCCCGGGCCGGCTGCGCGGCACCATCAAGGCCGCCGAGCAGATCCTGGAGCGCACCAAGGCGGACGTCGTGGTCGGTTTCGGCGGCTATGTCGCCCTGCCCGGCTATCTGGCCGCCAAGCGCCTCGGGGTGCCCATCGTGATCCACGAGGCCAACGCCCGCCCCGGCCTGGCCAACAAGATCGGCTCGCGGTACGCGGCCCGGGTCGCCGTCTCCACGCCCGACAGCAAGCTGCGCGACGCCCGCTACATCGGCATCCCGCTGCGCCGCTCCATCGCCACCCTGGACCGCGCCGCGGCCCGCCCCGAGGCCCGCCACCGCTTCGGTCTCGACCCGAACCTGCCCACACTGCTCGTCTCCGGCGGCTCCCAGGGCGCCCGGCGCCTCAACGAGGTCGTCCAGCAGGTCGCCCCCTGGCTCCAGCAGGCGGGCATCCAGATCCTGCACGCGGTCGGACCGAAGAACGAACTGCCGCAGGTGCACCAGATGCCGGGAATGCCCCCCTACATCCCGGTAAGTTACCTGGACCGGATGGACCTCGCGTACGCCGCGGCCGACATGATGCTCTGCCGCGCGGGCGCGATGACCGTCGCCGAACTCTCCGCCGTCGGGCTCCCGGCCGCCTATGTCCCGCTGCCCATCGGCAACGGCGAACAGCGGCTCAACGCCCAGCCGGTGGTGAAGGCCGGCGGCGGGCTGCTGGTCGACGACGCGGAACTCACGCCCGAGTGGGTGCAGCAGAACGTCCTGCCCGTGCTCGCCGATCCGCACCGGCTGTACGAGATGTCCCGCGCGGCAAGCGAGTTCGGCCGCCGGGACGCCGACGAGCTGCTCGTCGGCATGGTGTACGAGGCGATCGCCTCGCGCCGTTAG
- a CDS encoding cell division protein FtsQ/DivIB has translation MAGPTTAERGERQQESSGPPLARRLRRPRLRTIVILAVLLLLLGAGGTWVLYGSSWLRVRHVSVSGTLVLSPAEVRDAADVPVGAPMISVDTHGIEARLRRKLPRIDTVDVVRSWPQGIVLKVTERTPVLLVQKGGEFVEVDHEGVRFATVSQAPKGVPTLELSVSRTGSGAASFRRFGTDRLVREAVRVVGALPAAVAGDTRTVQVRSYDDISLELADGRTVAWGSSENGRAKARTLAALMKAAPGARHFDVSVPTAPASSGS, from the coding sequence GTGGCCGGACCGACTACCGCCGAGCGCGGTGAACGCCAGCAGGAGTCGTCCGGCCCGCCGCTCGCCCGCCGGCTCAGAAGGCCGCGCCTTCGTACGATCGTCATCCTGGCGGTTCTTCTGCTGCTCCTCGGAGCCGGTGGCACCTGGGTGTTGTACGGCTCGAGCTGGCTGCGCGTCCGGCATGTCTCGGTGTCGGGCACGCTCGTGCTGAGCCCCGCCGAGGTGCGGGACGCGGCGGACGTACCGGTCGGGGCGCCGATGATTTCCGTCGACACCCATGGCATCGAAGCCCGACTTCGCCGGAAATTGCCCCGAATTGACACCGTTGATGTGGTCCGTTCCTGGCCCCAGGGAATCGTTCTGAAAGTGACCGAGCGCACTCCGGTTCTGCTTGTCCAAAAGGGCGGCGAGTTCGTCGAAGTCGACCACGAAGGTGTCCGATTCGCTACGGTTTCGCAGGCGCCGAAAGGCGTTCCGACACTGGAATTGTCCGTCTCCCGCACGGGCTCCGGCGCGGCGAGCTTCCGCCGCTTCGGCACCGACCGGCTGGTGCGCGAGGCGGTCCGGGTCGTGGGGGCTCTGCCGGCCGCCGTGGCGGGGGACACCCGGACCGTCCAAGTCCGTTCCTACGACGACATCTCGCTGGAGTTGGCCGACGGCCGCACGGTGGCATGGGGCAGCAGCGAGAACGGCCGCGCCAAGGCACGGACCCTCGCAGCTCTCATGAAAGCAGCTCCCGGTGCGCGGCACTTCGATGTCAGCGTTCCCACCGCCCCTGCGTCATCGGGGAGTTGA
- the ftsZ gene encoding cell division protein FtsZ: MAAPQNYLAVIKVIGVGGGGVNAINRMIEVGLKGVEFIAINTDAQALLMSDADVKLDVGRELTRGLGAGANPAVGRKAAEDHREEIEEVLKGADMVFVTAGEGGGTGTGGAPVVANIARSLGALTIGVVTRPFTFEGRRRANQAEDGIAELREEVDTLIVIPNDRLLSISDRQVSVLDAFKSADQVLLSGVQGITDLITTPGLINLDFADVKSVMSEAGSALMGIGSARGDDRAVAAAEMAISSPLLEASIDGARGVLLSISGGSDLGLFEINEAAQLVSEAAHPEANIIFGAVIDDALGDEVRVTVIAAGFDGGQPPARRDNVLGSASTSTGARREEPVPARSSEPSRPSFGSLGSVKPKEEPEPAPEPVADIPAPPPVTPAPRPSYADSAAEELDVPDFLK, from the coding sequence GTGGCAGCACCGCAGAACTACCTCGCAGTCATCAAGGTCATCGGTGTCGGCGGCGGTGGTGTCAATGCCATCAACCGGATGATCGAGGTCGGTCTCAAGGGCGTCGAGTTCATCGCCATCAACACCGACGCGCAGGCGCTGTTGATGAGCGACGCCGACGTCAAACTCGACGTCGGCCGCGAACTCACCCGCGGACTCGGCGCCGGAGCCAACCCGGCCGTCGGCCGCAAGGCCGCCGAGGACCACCGCGAGGAGATCGAGGAGGTCCTCAAGGGGGCCGACATGGTCTTCGTGACGGCCGGTGAAGGCGGCGGCACCGGCACCGGCGGCGCGCCCGTCGTGGCCAACATCGCGCGCTCGCTGGGCGCCCTCACCATCGGCGTCGTCACGCGTCCGTTCACCTTCGAGGGGCGGCGCCGCGCGAACCAGGCCGAGGACGGCATCGCCGAACTGCGCGAAGAGGTCGACACCCTCATCGTCATCCCCAACGACCGGCTGCTGTCCATCTCGGACCGCCAGGTCTCGGTCCTGGACGCCTTCAAGTCCGCCGACCAGGTCCTGCTCTCCGGTGTCCAGGGCATCACCGACCTCATCACCACCCCCGGTCTGATCAACCTCGACTTCGCCGACGTGAAGTCGGTCATGTCCGAGGCCGGTTCGGCCCTCATGGGCATCGGCTCGGCCCGCGGCGACGACCGCGCGGTGGCCGCCGCCGAGATGGCGATCTCCTCGCCGCTGCTGGAGGCCTCCATCGACGGCGCCCGGGGCGTGCTGCTGTCCATCTCCGGCGGCTCCGACCTCGGTCTGTTCGAGATCAACGAGGCGGCCCAGCTCGTCAGCGAGGCAGCCCACCCCGAGGCCAACATCATCTTCGGCGCGGTCATCGACGACGCCCTCGGCGACGAGGTCCGGGTCACCGTGATCGCGGCCGGCTTCGACGGCGGCCAGCCCCCGGCCCGCCGGGACAACGTCCTCGGCTCGGCCTCGACTTCGACGGGCGCCCGGCGCGAGGAGCCCGTTCCGGCCCGCTCGAGCGAGCCCAGCCGCCCGTCCTTCGGCTCGCTGGGCAGCGTCAAGCCCAAGGAGGAGCCGGAGCCGGCGCCCGAGCCGGTGGCCGACATCCCGGCGCCCCCGCCGGTGACGCCGGCGCCCCGCCCCTCCTACGCGGACAGCGCGGCCGAGGAGCTGGACGTGCCGGACTTCCTGAAGTGA